A region from the Chitinophaga sp. Cy-1792 genome encodes:
- the recB gene encoding exodeoxyribonuclease V subunit beta — protein sequence MTTDRYKNFEVTTVPMEGSNLIEASAGTGKTYSIGILVLRLILEKRIPVKEILMVTFTKAAVAELKERVRKFVRIAHLVSQGYETGDETIENLVLDAIGVHGHLPVLDLLNDARLLLDEISVLTIHSFCQQILNEYAFETDQLFGAEMVPDISPIVERELNKFWRKHITTLRPELLQLIWEEDMRPRMQEILEEHMKGKKYLGFEEGYNYHIGTTKQTEWLAEYEVLAVRLTDISTQLHDYICKHTPDLTTTCSKNANAKKAFADLIAVPEAFADAIRVKKNQAKAPAYIFELFPDIIDFIEQQEAVEAEIGKLVAGIHHRLNCFAISQVTNSVHGYMTRNNILGYDDLITNLNNALVKRDNPELVARLQEKYKAVFIDEFQDTDRLQYEIFNRAFGENTTLFYIGDPKQSIYAWRKADIYTYFSARNNVQHLYSMNFNRRSSEPMIRAMNQFFMPSPGFDTFQFSDEQDSIQYIQVGSPADNKKGLIYHGETPEIPVTIYEGSNKPEIAAAVAAQIGHLLMDANYRIQPKGGESRAINPADIGILVRTGKEGAEVKQKLARLGIPAVSIDESKVLDTAEALEIYYLLEAMETPDRSTINRALLSTLTGFSVDDILHLDDELVLVCFGKYREQAERNGVYPALMAFLSDFGVRNVLMKDNNGERILTNLLQVTEIVHQVQSRRNLSMRDLISWLKRGIDGMPVEGDEYTQRMESDEEAVKIVTIHKSKGLDYNIVFAPYLDFNLRDNQSFVSFRDPVTGEYISTEEDRQTEDQRHAWLQQQEQENRRLIYVAITRAVYKCYIFRNNYYKTTSLTAFTNELTTVGRDKTLIDFVNTLPAEPEHHYRKHKLKESAASTKKEVSFHLKEEYWRKLSYTMLAAKAEQKRIPRGDTATDTYDQFIFNTLRRGAKTGNLLHFIFENISFSDNNKWEHWLQVAIDKFLPGQEEAYLPMLLQLIQHVVKVPLSTGSKSFQLSSVSKDKRMAEFEFDFPVPVFQANELNELSENGLTVGVKRFSELGGQELEGIMNGKIDLFFEHDGRYYVLDWKSNYLGDQPDDYRRSNLEAEMNNNNYHLQYLIYTVAVKKYLETRLPHFDYEQHFGGIFYLFIRGVRNHSDNGIYYTKPPLQKIQQLEQLISVRR from the coding sequence ATGACTACAGATCGATATAAGAATTTTGAGGTCACCACGGTGCCCATGGAAGGAAGTAACCTGATAGAAGCCAGTGCCGGCACAGGAAAAACCTATTCCATCGGTATCCTGGTGCTGCGACTGATCCTGGAAAAAAGAATTCCGGTGAAGGAGATCCTCATGGTAACCTTTACCAAAGCGGCTGTAGCAGAGTTAAAGGAACGTGTCCGTAAATTTGTGCGCATCGCACACCTGGTTAGTCAGGGTTACGAAACCGGCGATGAGACCATTGAAAACCTGGTACTGGATGCCATTGGGGTGCATGGTCACCTGCCCGTACTCGATCTCCTCAACGATGCCAGGTTATTGCTGGACGAGATTTCTGTACTTACCATCCACAGTTTCTGCCAGCAGATACTGAATGAATATGCATTTGAAACCGATCAGCTTTTCGGTGCAGAAATGGTACCTGATATCAGCCCGATCGTAGAAAGAGAGCTGAATAAATTCTGGCGCAAACACATTACCACCCTGCGTCCTGAGCTATTACAGCTGATCTGGGAAGAAGATATGCGGCCACGTATGCAGGAAATACTGGAAGAGCATATGAAAGGTAAAAAGTATCTCGGTTTCGAAGAGGGCTATAATTATCATATCGGCACCACCAAACAAACAGAATGGCTGGCGGAATATGAAGTTCTTGCGGTCCGGCTCACCGATATTTCCACCCAGCTACATGATTACATCTGCAAACATACACCTGACCTGACCACTACCTGTAGTAAGAATGCCAATGCGAAAAAAGCCTTTGCTGACCTTATCGCGGTGCCGGAAGCTTTTGCAGATGCTATACGTGTCAAGAAAAATCAGGCTAAAGCGCCTGCCTATATCTTTGAGCTCTTCCCCGACATCATCGATTTTATCGAACAGCAGGAAGCAGTAGAAGCCGAAATCGGCAAACTGGTAGCGGGCATTCATCATCGCCTGAATTGTTTTGCGATCAGCCAGGTAACCAACAGCGTGCATGGCTATATGACCCGCAACAATATCCTGGGCTACGACGACCTGATCACCAACCTCAACAACGCATTGGTAAAACGCGACAACCCGGAGCTGGTGGCCAGACTACAGGAAAAATACAAAGCCGTTTTTATCGATGAGTTCCAGGATACGGATCGTTTGCAATATGAAATTTTCAACAGGGCTTTCGGCGAAAACACCACCCTGTTCTATATCGGCGATCCCAAGCAAAGCATTTATGCCTGGCGTAAAGCAGACATATACACGTACTTCAGCGCGCGTAACAACGTGCAGCACCTGTACAGCATGAACTTCAACCGTCGCTCATCGGAGCCGATGATCAGGGCCATGAACCAGTTCTTCATGCCTTCTCCCGGCTTCGATACCTTCCAGTTCAGCGACGAGCAGGACAGCATTCAATATATCCAGGTAGGGAGTCCGGCAGACAATAAAAAAGGCCTGATCTATCACGGAGAAACGCCTGAAATACCTGTCACCATCTATGAAGGCAGCAACAAGCCGGAAATAGCCGCTGCCGTGGCTGCCCAGATAGGTCATCTGCTGATGGATGCCAACTACCGCATCCAGCCTAAAGGCGGCGAATCGCGGGCCATCAACCCTGCCGATATCGGCATTCTTGTAAGAACAGGAAAAGAAGGCGCAGAAGTAAAGCAAAAGCTGGCCAGACTGGGTATTCCTGCGGTTTCCATCGATGAATCCAAAGTACTGGATACCGCTGAGGCCCTCGAAATATATTACCTGCTCGAAGCCATGGAAACGCCCGACCGTTCTACCATTAACAGAGCCTTATTATCTACCCTTACCGGTTTTAGTGTAGATGATATCCTACACCTGGATGATGAACTGGTACTGGTATGCTTCGGCAAATACCGGGAACAGGCTGAACGCAATGGCGTATATCCGGCACTGATGGCCTTCCTCTCCGACTTCGGCGTACGGAATGTGCTCATGAAAGATAATAACGGCGAGCGTATCCTCACTAATCTCTTACAGGTAACAGAAATCGTACACCAGGTGCAGAGCAGACGTAACCTCTCCATGCGCGACCTTATCTCCTGGCTGAAACGCGGCATAGACGGTATGCCCGTTGAAGGTGATGAATATACGCAGCGCATGGAAAGTGATGAAGAAGCGGTGAAGATCGTTACGATTCATAAAAGTAAGGGGCTCGACTACAACATTGTATTTGCACCTTACCTGGATTTTAACCTGCGGGATAACCAGTCGTTCGTTAGTTTCCGTGATCCTGTTACCGGCGAGTATATCAGCACAGAAGAAGACAGACAGACAGAAGACCAGCGACATGCCTGGTTGCAACAGCAGGAACAGGAAAACAGGCGCCTGATATATGTAGCCATTACCAGGGCGGTCTATAAATGCTATATCTTCCGGAATAATTATTATAAAACGACGTCCCTTACTGCCTTTACCAATGAGCTTACCACTGTTGGGAGAGATAAGACATTAATTGATTTCGTCAATACGCTGCCGGCAGAACCTGAACATCACTACCGGAAGCATAAGTTGAAGGAAAGTGCCGCCAGCACAAAAAAAGAAGTTTCTTTTCACCTGAAAGAAGAATACTGGCGCAAGCTCAGTTACACCATGCTGGCCGCAAAAGCAGAGCAGAAGCGCATTCCACGTGGCGATACCGCTACAGACACCTACGATCAGTTTATATTCAATACGCTGCGTCGTGGTGCTAAAACCGGTAACCTCCTGCACTTTATCTTCGAAAATATCAGCTTTTCAGATAACAATAAATGGGAACACTGGCTGCAGGTAGCCATCGATAAGTTCCTGCCGGGCCAGGAAGAAGCTTATCTGCCGATGCTGCTTCAGCTGATCCAGCATGTCGTGAAAGTACCGCTCAGTACTGGCAGCAAGAGCTTTCAGCTATCATCGGTATCGAAAGATAAACGTATGGCGGAGTTTGAGTTTGATTTTCCCGTACCTGTTTTCCAGGCCAATGAATTAAATGAGCTTTCAGAAAACGGACTAACGGTTGGGGTTAAACGCTTTTCAGAGCTTGGCGGCCAGGAGCTGGAAGGTATCATGAATGGCAAGATAGATCTCTTCTTCGAGCACGACGGCCGCTACTATGTACTGGACTGGAAGTCGAACTACCTCGGCGACCAGCCGGACGATTACCGGCGCAGCAATCTGGAGGCGGAGATGAACAATAACAACTATCACCTGCAATACCTGATCTATACAGTGGCAGTAAAAAAATACCTGGAAACCAGGCTCCCCCACTTCGATTACGAACAGCATTTCGGTGGGATTTTCTACCTGTTTATCCGCGGTGTAAGGAACCACTCAGATAACGGCATCTACTATACGAAACCACCGTTGCAAAAAATTCAACAGCTGGAGCAGTTGATATCTGTGCGCAGATAA
- a CDS encoding AraC family transcriptional regulator: protein MDATIQTLYESPFCTVHNFLCQCRECSISAKEYQETFSIAYIRKGNFRFRIYRNELDAYSGLFLVTKPGYEHQVAHLHDIPDQCTIFSFPVESSAALMEQAVDFAWFFHNRDIQSILVQATPEMEWLHQLIFLSLQQPRISSLRTEQLMTDLFRLLLSAERNTNQLPLLNDKQKRYYLPVIETVKDFFHQHYTDDINLSQLAAMSNMSPFHFSRLFKQVTSVAPYGYLLQLRLHHAHLQLSNTSLPVTDIAFSTGFNSLEHFSAAFKKAFGKSPAAFKNSKIP, encoded by the coding sequence ATGGATGCAACCATTCAGACGCTTTATGAATCACCGTTCTGCACGGTACATAATTTCCTTTGTCAATGCCGGGAATGCAGTATTTCAGCTAAAGAATACCAGGAGACATTCAGTATTGCGTATATCCGCAAGGGTAATTTCCGTTTCAGGATTTACCGCAACGAATTAGATGCCTATAGTGGCCTTTTCCTGGTTACCAAGCCCGGGTATGAACACCAGGTAGCGCACCTGCATGATATCCCCGACCAGTGCACTATTTTTTCTTTCCCTGTGGAAAGCAGTGCGGCTCTCATGGAACAGGCCGTGGATTTTGCGTGGTTCTTTCATAATCGCGACATACAATCCATCCTGGTGCAGGCAACGCCCGAAATGGAATGGCTGCACCAGCTGATATTCCTGTCGCTGCAACAACCACGAATATCTTCCCTGCGAACAGAACAGCTGATGACAGACCTTTTCCGGCTGCTACTCTCCGCGGAGCGTAATACAAACCAACTACCCCTGCTGAACGACAAACAAAAACGATATTATCTTCCGGTAATAGAAACGGTTAAAGACTTCTTCCACCAGCATTATACGGATGATATAAATCTCTCACAACTGGCCGCCATGAGCAATATGAGCCCTTTTCACTTCAGCCGGCTATTCAAACAGGTAACATCAGTAGCGCCCTATGGCTACCTGTTGCAGCTAAGACTGCACCATGCACACCTCCAGCTTAGCAATACATCACTACCCGTAACTGATATCGCATTTTCAACAGGCTTCAACAGCCTGGAGCACTTCTCTGCTGCGTTTAAGAAGGCATTTGGAAAATCCCCGGCCGCCTTCAAAAACAGCAAGATTCCTTAA
- the recC gene encoding exodeoxyribonuclease V subunit gamma translates to MSLYLKVSNALNSLAKGLIDDLHHAGNGVFEPHYIVTQTEGMNNWLKLQQAYRQGIAANSRFLKPNDLLFHLYMWLGGPSINVMSSQNLSWLIFKLLGEREFIDKYPEVADYYLNHGDESNLKKMVLAEKVADLLDQYQVYRPEMIQTWSQADPATLETEEWQEWLWARVKQLSGDALPDKTLIGNYILDALAGKAKNEVLKAKIPAVHVFGLSILTAYHIKILHELSAVIDVHFHILNPAPGVFWFEERNEKQLARWRAKGLKDLEEQATVGNALLTGWGKVIQNSFRLFFSYDNFINAYEETGVVAPKANTLLHKIQHDIFSGATRNRHPLSLKDVQDGSLTINCCYTPVREVEALYNYLVYLSDQRKELLSPREIVVMVSDIDAYAPYIKAVFNNAPHKFRYTIADESYTDNDNIFNALQAILQLDEENFTAETVMQLLDFSYIRQRFNLQNPVSIRPIIEAANIRFGIDGSTNEQTHYVSWKYGIQRIMFGICMSGETEYGQDADSFFPLDLVEGRDAYDIIRFCHFARVLISFIESRRQARSITDWVSYTEQLLHSLIFEQQDETDEDYADLIKQLTDFNILHEYIADTVPYNVFVHSLLNVISGTTRTSLFANGGITFCSLIPMRSIPFKVVALLGLNHDKFPRKENKSGFDIMSKQPQRGDRNIRENDKHLFLETIISAQEYLYISYVGRSVKDNTTIPPSAMVDELLDYIESGAEDTTRTIRKAMVHFQPLQEFSRKYNLPSSGLYSYLNNNAAASLPFINPHKTVEMPMMEDFTLDMLTSFFKNPFKAYYNRVLGIYFNDNPILINETEIFSLDKLQQWGLKNTLLPISGVDAATRATLVKKGRLPLSNMAFVAIKQVEDTVHPVRTLHERCTAGKDPVRLDFDLLVDDVLMKCSIDEVYDGHLIKVSWSKNEAKHLLDAYITYLAGVAAGELHGMMFVSGTAKENVFAAKPVSRETAFIRLRELIRIYQQGMEEILPFYPDFNMEPKKVEKIDPKGFAKLVHDNLDPSKRSNSDRYVMSEYENGYFNKEGISEVYKQLCEQLIKPLAEIFPEYYK, encoded by the coding sequence ATGTCATTATATCTGAAGGTTTCTAATGCGTTGAACAGTCTGGCAAAAGGCCTGATCGATGACCTGCACCATGCAGGCAACGGCGTATTTGAACCTCACTATATTGTTACGCAGACGGAAGGGATGAACAACTGGCTGAAACTGCAACAGGCCTATCGCCAGGGCATTGCGGCCAACTCCCGTTTCCTGAAGCCCAACGACCTGCTCTTTCATCTTTACATGTGGCTGGGAGGCCCCAGCATCAACGTGATGAGCTCCCAGAACCTCAGCTGGCTGATATTTAAGCTGCTGGGAGAACGGGAATTTATTGATAAATATCCGGAGGTGGCCGACTACTACCTCAACCACGGCGATGAAAGCAACCTGAAAAAAATGGTGCTGGCAGAAAAAGTAGCGGATTTGCTCGATCAGTACCAGGTATACCGCCCGGAAATGATCCAGACCTGGAGCCAGGCCGATCCCGCCACCCTCGAAACAGAAGAATGGCAGGAATGGCTGTGGGCAAGGGTAAAGCAACTCTCCGGCGATGCGCTCCCCGACAAAACGCTGATCGGTAACTATATCCTGGATGCACTCGCGGGTAAAGCAAAAAATGAGGTACTGAAGGCTAAAATCCCTGCTGTGCATGTATTTGGTCTCTCTATCCTCACCGCCTACCACATCAAAATTTTACATGAGCTATCTGCCGTCATAGACGTGCATTTCCATATCCTCAACCCGGCGCCCGGCGTATTCTGGTTTGAAGAAAGAAATGAAAAGCAGCTGGCACGATGGCGCGCAAAAGGGTTGAAAGACCTGGAAGAACAAGCCACCGTAGGTAATGCCCTCCTCACCGGGTGGGGCAAGGTGATTCAAAACAGCTTTCGCCTGTTTTTCTCCTATGATAATTTTATCAATGCCTATGAAGAAACCGGCGTAGTAGCCCCCAAAGCAAATACCCTGCTGCATAAGATCCAGCATGATATTTTCTCCGGCGCTACCCGCAACCGCCATCCACTGTCGCTGAAAGATGTGCAGGACGGCTCCCTCACCATCAACTGCTGCTATACACCGGTACGTGAAGTAGAGGCACTCTACAACTACCTGGTATACCTTTCCGACCAGCGGAAGGAACTCCTTTCCCCCCGGGAAATAGTAGTGATGGTATCAGATATAGATGCCTACGCACCCTATATCAAAGCAGTATTCAACAACGCACCACATAAGTTCAGGTATACCATCGCGGATGAAAGCTATACCGATAACGACAATATCTTCAACGCCCTGCAGGCCATCCTGCAGCTGGATGAAGAAAACTTCACCGCAGAAACCGTGATGCAGCTGCTGGACTTTTCGTATATACGCCAGCGTTTTAACCTGCAGAACCCGGTTTCCATCCGCCCGATCATAGAGGCGGCCAATATCCGATTCGGCATAGATGGCAGCACCAACGAACAAACGCATTATGTCAGCTGGAAGTACGGCATACAACGTATCATGTTCGGCATCTGCATGAGCGGCGAAACCGAATATGGGCAGGATGCCGACAGCTTCTTCCCATTAGACCTCGTAGAAGGCCGTGATGCCTACGATATTATCCGTTTCTGCCACTTCGCACGCGTGCTGATATCATTCATCGAAAGCCGCCGCCAGGCACGTTCTATTACCGATTGGGTATCTTACACAGAACAATTATTACATAGCCTCATCTTCGAACAACAGGACGAAACAGATGAAGACTATGCCGATCTGATCAAACAACTGACGGATTTCAATATCCTGCATGAATACATCGCTGACACGGTGCCATACAATGTTTTTGTGCATAGCCTGCTCAACGTCATCAGCGGTACTACCCGTACCAGCCTGTTTGCCAACGGCGGTATCACCTTCTGCTCGCTCATCCCGATGCGTTCCATTCCCTTTAAAGTGGTGGCCCTCCTGGGGTTGAACCACGATAAATTCCCGAGAAAGGAAAACAAATCAGGTTTCGATATCATGTCGAAACAGCCGCAGCGCGGCGACCGTAACATCCGGGAAAATGACAAGCACCTCTTCCTGGAAACAATCATATCGGCACAGGAATATCTTTATATCAGCTATGTAGGCCGGAGTGTGAAAGATAATACCACCATCCCGCCATCAGCCATGGTAGATGAACTGCTCGACTATATCGAATCAGGTGCGGAAGATACCACCCGCACTATCCGCAAGGCCATGGTACATTTCCAGCCATTGCAGGAGTTCAGCAGGAAATACAACCTGCCTTCCTCGGGGCTGTACAGCTACCTCAATAATAATGCTGCAGCGAGTCTGCCATTCATCAATCCGCACAAAACGGTGGAAATGCCGATGATGGAGGACTTCACACTGGATATGCTCACCAGCTTCTTCAAAAATCCCTTTAAAGCATACTACAACAGGGTGTTGGGCATCTACTTTAACGATAATCCTATCCTGATCAACGAAACGGAAATTTTCAGCCTGGATAAACTACAGCAATGGGGACTTAAAAACACGCTGCTGCCTATTTCCGGCGTTGACGCCGCCACCCGTGCCACCTTGGTAAAAAAGGGCAGACTACCACTCAGCAACATGGCTTTTGTGGCCATCAAGCAGGTGGAAGATACCGTACACCCGGTGCGTACACTACACGAACGCTGCACCGCCGGAAAAGATCCCGTTCGCCTCGACTTCGACCTGCTGGTAGACGACGTGCTGATGAAATGCAGTATAGATGAAGTATATGACGGGCATCTGATCAAGGTATCGTGGTCGAAAAATGAAGCGAAACATTTGCTGGATGCTTATATCACCTACCTCGCAGGCGTTGCTGCCGGCGAATTACATGGCATGATGTTCGTTTCAGGAACAGCAAAGGAAAATGTATTTGCGGCGAAACCTGTTTCCAGGGAAACAGCGTTTATACGTTTACGTGAGCTGATACGTATTTACCAGCAGGGTATGGAAGAAATACTGCCCTTCTATCCTGATTTCAATATGGAACCTAAGAAAGTCGAAAAGATCGACCCCAAAGGTTTTGCCAAACTGGTACACGACAACCTCGACCCGTCTAAACGCAGCAACAGCGACCGTTACGTGATGAGTGAATATGAAAACGGGTATTTTAATAAAGAAGGCATTTCGGAAGTTTACAAGCAGCTCTGCGAGCAGCTGATCAAGCCGCTGGCGGAGATTTTTCCGGAATATTATAAATAG
- a CDS encoding DUF1330 domain-containing protein translates to MSVYYVNAYNITNEEAYAKYGPPVIEILHKYGAEVLAADLQAIGVEGAPKHMNAIIRFPSEAAALQCYNDPAYQPYKKIRWDSTSDTTMLLLHGL, encoded by the coding sequence ATGTCAGTTTATTATGTGAATGCCTACAATATTACCAACGAAGAAGCGTATGCAAAATACGGTCCGCCGGTAATAGAAATCCTGCATAAATATGGTGCAGAAGTATTAGCCGCCGACCTCCAGGCAATAGGTGTAGAAGGCGCCCCCAAACATATGAACGCCATCATTCGCTTTCCTTCAGAAGCGGCGGCCCTGCAGTGTTACAATGACCCTGCATATCAGCCGTATAAGAAAATAAGGTGGGATTCTACCAGCGATACTACTATGTTGCTGTTACATGGACTGTAA